In Sulfolobales archaeon, the following are encoded in one genomic region:
- the rsgA gene encoding GTPase RsgA, which yields MSPAKRILGSPLRLLTRREIVESVLASDVVFEILDARVPEYLRNRFLENTALKNGKRLVIVLNKSDLVPKEVIAEWISYYMDKGFECIATSASKRDITMLKRILKSIDKGSIASFFGAPKVGKSSLINMIKGRSSATTSRYPGTPGYTRGVQLHRIYDIYILDTPGALPIDADPLEMTIRLRPPERIENPVKVAIDLIMRIEDRNPGSISDAYGISGDPIEILRVLAVKRGWIMRGGEPNVEEAAREIIRDYLDGKIRFYLRPQNHLRPANNT from the coding sequence ACGTAGTTTTCGAAATACTCGATGCCAGGGTACCTGAGTACCTGAGAAACAGGTTTCTTGAAAATACAGCCCTTAAAAATGGTAAGCGACTTGTAATAGTTTTAAACAAATCAGATCTCGTCCCTAAAGAGGTTATAGCAGAGTGGATCTCATATTATATGGATAAAGGCTTTGAATGTATAGCAACAAGTGCCTCTAAAAGGGATATAACTATGTTGAAGAGGATCTTAAAGAGCATTGATAAGGGATCTATAGCATCGTTCTTCGGAGCCCCTAAGGTGGGTAAGTCAAGCTTGATAAACATGATCAAGGGTAGAAGCTCTGCAACAACAAGCAGGTATCCAGGAACCCCAGGCTATACCAGGGGTGTCCAGCTCCACAGGATATATGATATCTATATACTAGACACACCTGGGGCTCTCCCAATAGACGCAGATCCCCTTGAGATGACCATAAGACTAAGACCTCCTGAGAGAATCGAGAATCCTGTGAAAGTAGCTATAGATCTGATTATGAGAATAGAAGATAGAAACCCAGGATCAATAAGTGATGCATATGGAATCTCAGGAGACCCCATAGAAATTCTTAGGGTTTTAGCAGTTAAAAGGGGATGGATCATGAGGGGAGGGGAGCCCAATGTAGAGGAAGCTGCGAGAGAGATTATAAGGGACTACCTAGATGGAAAGATAAGGTTCTATCTAAGACCTCAAAATCATCTGAGGCCAGCGAATAATACCTAA
- a CDS encoding aminotransferase class V-fold PLP-dependent enzyme translates to MLDPRRVREDFPEIKYLEERGYIYLDNNATTPKPRPVIEAVKNFYEKGYATVRRGVYSLTIDATRLFEESLESISKLINSDVDEVIPAFNSTDAMNILALSLAPAIGEGDYIALTRAEHHSTIMPWRYVCRLRGCKILWIDVDRYGAARLESLEEILSNARGRVRVVVAVHVSNVNGVINPLRDICSIASREGAICIGDLAQSVSHMKVDVKDLGLDAGVFSGHKMFGPSGTGVLYMRRDLGEMLEPGKAGSGMITRLDPETLEVEFEAMPWRYVAGTPNIEGFIGLGEAARYLMRIGMDNVLEYLRSLQSYGEKLLRETL, encoded by the coding sequence GTGTTGGATCCTAGAAGGGTTAGGGAGGACTTTCCCGAGATCAAGTATCTAGAGGAGAGGGGATATATCTATCTCGATAACAACGCTACAACACCCAAGCCTAGGCCTGTTATAGAGGCTGTGAAGAACTTCTATGAGAAGGGCTATGCAACTGTTAGAAGGGGCGTGTATAGCCTTACAATAGATGCTACAAGGCTCTTCGAGGAGTCCCTCGAATCCATATCGAAGCTTATAAACTCCGATGTTGATGAGGTGATACCGGCTTTCAACTCAACAGATGCCATGAACATATTAGCTCTATCCCTAGCCCCAGCAATTGGGGAGGGAGATTATATAGCACTTACAAGGGCTGAGCATCACAGCACTATAATGCCCTGGAGATATGTGTGCAGGTTGAGGGGCTGCAAGATCCTATGGATCGATGTGGATAGATATGGGGCTGCGAGGCTAGAATCCCTCGAGGAGATCCTATCAAATGCAAGGGGAAGGGTTAGAGTAGTGGTCGCTGTTCACGTGAGCAATGTGAATGGTGTGATAAACCCTCTGAGGGATATATGCTCTATAGCATCTCGAGAAGGGGCTATATGTATAGGGGATCTGGCTCAGAGTGTCTCCCATATGAAGGTAGATGTAAAGGATCTGGGATTAGACGCAGGCGTATTTAGCGGTCACAAGATGTTCGGCCCCTCAGGAACCGGTGTGCTATATATGAGGAGAGACCTTGGCGAGATGTTAGAGCCTGGCAAGGCTGGGAGTGGGATGATCACAAGGCTAGATCCCGAGACCCTGGAGGTGGAGTTCGAGGCAATGCCTTGGAGATATGTTGCCGGGACACCAAATATAGAGGGTTTCATAGGGCTTGGAGAGGCTGCTAGATACCTCATGAGAATCGGTATGGATAATGTTCTAGAATATCTGAGGAGCCTCCAGAGCTATGGTGAGAAGCTATTGAGGGAAACCCTTG
- a CDS encoding aminotransferase class V-fold PLP-dependent enzyme, producing MGWLEDLRSRIEITSKKIYLDNAGAGPLSRDVIESIRSFLELWSREGEPWDEALDHIVDARKEFASFIGADYRYVAAVPGVTYGLNSLLSSLKIRPGSNAVASPLNFPTGIISLQAMRSSGLLREVRLARPRGGYVPLEEYERLIDDNTAIVLVDHVSWITGYRERVGEISEIAHRRGAIVIVDAFHSVGVIEVDVKKEGIDALLCGSYKWLMGPHGAGFVYVSNQLLEDLEPRFSGWMGIEDSVLARKQRGERLFERPFNIEEFKPARDATKLEWGTWPVIAFEGVLASMRLLKRFEAPHRYSTHTSRLVERLAEGLKELGLRITTPLDRSAAIITFEYRDPYTLAEMLRRDGIVVSPRPGIIRVSPHVYNTIEEIETFIEAVKRYITPSQR from the coding sequence ATGGGATGGCTTGAAGATCTTAGATCTAGGATTGAGATCACATCTAAGAAGATCTATCTTGACAACGCTGGTGCAGGACCCCTTTCAAGAGATGTAATTGAATCTATAAGATCTTTCCTAGAGCTTTGGAGCAGGGAGGGAGAGCCTTGGGATGAGGCTCTAGATCATATAGTTGATGCTAGGAAGGAGTTTGCATCCTTCATAGGTGCTGACTATAGATATGTTGCAGCTGTACCAGGTGTTACATATGGGTTGAACTCCCTCCTCTCCTCCCTTAAAATCAGGCCAGGCTCTAACGCTGTTGCGAGCCCTCTTAACTTCCCAACAGGGATCATATCTCTCCAAGCAATGAGATCATCGGGGCTTCTCAGAGAGGTAAGGCTTGCAAGGCCTAGAGGAGGTTATGTCCCTCTTGAGGAGTATGAAAGGCTTATAGATGATAACACAGCGATCGTCTTAGTAGACCATGTATCTTGGATAACCGGGTATAGAGAAAGGGTTGGGGAGATCTCTGAGATAGCTCATAGAAGGGGTGCTATTGTGATAGTAGATGCCTTCCACAGCGTCGGGGTTATAGAGGTTGATGTTAAGAAAGAGGGTATAGACGCCCTCCTATGCGGATCTTATAAGTGGTTGATGGGGCCCCACGGAGCTGGCTTTGTATATGTTTCAAATCAGCTTCTAGAGGATCTAGAGCCGAGGTTCTCGGGGTGGATGGGTATAGAGGATTCCGTGCTCGCGAGAAAGCAGAGGGGAGAAAGACTTTTCGAAAGACCATTCAACATAGAGGAATTTAAACCTGCTAGGGATGCGACAAAACTCGAGTGGGGAACATGGCCGGTAATAGCTTTTGAAGGGGTTCTAGCATCTATGAGGCTTCTGAAGAGGTTTGAAGCACCACATAGATATTCCACCCATACCTCAAGGCTTGTAGAAAGGCTTGCAGAAGGGCTTAAAGAGCTGGGGCTAAGGATAACAACTCCCCTTGATAGAAGCGCTGCTATAATAACATTCGAATATAGAGATCCATATACCCTTGCGGAAATGCTGAGAAGAGATGGAATAGTAGTTTCCCCAAGACCAGGGATAATAAGGGTATCACCCCATGTCTACAACACCATTGAGGAGATAGAAACATTCATAGAGGCTGTGAAGAGATATATAACCCCTTCCCAGCGCTGA